In Amphiura filiformis chromosome 2, Afil_fr2py, whole genome shotgun sequence, one DNA window encodes the following:
- the LOC140146312 gene encoding uncharacterized protein produces the protein MDTSENKNFFKLAFILLETVTEQLRSVFKHEWDRHHPSDPWEDDNNSLQHFIQILKNDGTWKKNKSKVPKSGNRNDWDPTALFFMLLYSGALNLPAVLKQHIDKLRQIRNEYFGHPSTASLSDAKFQAVYKDIEVCMDGLNYSARFKQEMDDIRTGVMKIPDDYMRNIEAEVKKVVAEMRTVVALQADNNKLLTKLHFLQKLILFFLVPLSALVCFSFVSSFMQSTMSSHESVRTNCVNMDIPVTRIGNSFGTYFPESMKPNYYVGHDREIDRAVSLLANGTYQIVTITGPPAIGKTATAITIGQELVKWHSFKVAFVDFEQLNVTSNQIEKDIFQEILFSLGTGFVPGTDVDPKQEFQTQMRTMKLNQTLLIFDGIETILDSKSKSKFFEVTKQCLSNNIKLIATSRKDFNIIGMSIHQIKLEPLSEPLSAEALHKMCPGLNEELVLEISKKTGGVPLLLELIGHLLQEAFYEEDELLTKLQQLPVLEIVNDITDLTESSNYFKMLKTFFADLDQDLQNTFIALGTIPMTFDQVTANVVVKFSLGERVNLHQLVKYNLLKKFHSAAGETLYEMHPVFRQFSRLLAKEKTQWSYMQCNSSFAFFHYDRVAGQHLVPATEADCFKIREHKNGLKIIQFLEALRQIQINCPHTDILENHMLSLMSSSAPKEDQEDLQLALYELLTSITTVLKSQKYPLCIDFTDDQKQREELMGLASLALIAAQQNSKTNLTLSIDFYNFTLAIYKSVLRDDQQGMIADIYEKIGFMSLNLQKYTDSVHALNEALAIRLHAHYADHHEQMKYEYDPNIVSIALIIGFLYQEKLNQYQESIEPFRIANTFFTNVPICGIKNIIYAYRFAIPMFLLLLLFIIGKGKTLKKRLLLIVWSFFWIWLVSSPNSNVFRLCYLYYYTGCVYIV, from the coding sequence ATGGACACATCTGAAAACAAGAACTTTTTCAAGCTTGCATTTATCCTTCTTGAAACTGTCACTGAACAACTGCGGAGTGTATTCAAACATGAATGGGACAGACATCACCCCAGTGATCCCTGGGAAGATGACAACAACAGTCTTCAGCACTTCATACAGATTTTGAAAAATGATGGTACCTGGAAGAAAAACAAATCTAAAGTTCCAAAGTCAGGTAATCGCAATGACTGGGATCCGACTGCATTATTCTTCATGTTACTGTACTCTGGGGCTTTAAACCTCCCTGCAGTGTTAAAACAACACATAGACAAACTACGACAAATAAGAAATGAATACTTTGGCCATCCTTCGACGGCATCTCTTAGTGATGCAAAGTTTCAAGCCGTCTACAAAGATATTGAAGTATGTATGGATGGTTTAAATTATTCTGCCAGGTTCAAACAAGAAATGGACGACATCAGAACTGGTGTTATGAAAATACCTGATGATTATATGAGGAACATTGAAGCTGAAGTGAAAAAAGTTGTAGCCGAAATGAGAACAGTTGTGGCATTACAAGCTGATAACAACAAGCTTCTTACGAAGTTGCATTTCTTACAAAAACTTATATTGTTCTTCTTGGTACCATTATCTGCTCTGGTATGTTTTAGTTTTGTTTCAAGCTTTATGCAATCTACAATGTCCTCCCATGAGTCAGTCCGAACTAACTGTGTCAATATGGATATTCCTGTCACAAGAATAGGTAACAGCTTTGGAACTTACTTTCCTGAATCAATGAAGCCCAATTATTATGTTGGTCATGACAGGGAAATAGACAGAGCTGTTAGCCTTCTAGCTAATGGAACATATCAAATAGTCACCATAACTGGCCCACCAGCAATTGGCAAAACTGCAACAGCGATCACAATAGGACAAGAACTTGTAAAATGGCACTCTTTCAAAGTGGCTTTTGTGGACTTTGAACAACTGAATGTAACCTCTAATCAAATTGAAAAAGACATATTTCAGGAAATACTTTTCTCCCTTGGCACTGGTTTTGTACCAGGAACTGATGTTGATCCAAAGCAAGAATTTCAAACACAGATGCGAACAATGAAATTGAACCAAACACTTCTGATTTTTGACGGTATAGAAACTATATTAGACTCTAAATCAAAGTCAAAGTTCTTTGAAGTAACAAAACAATGTTTGAGTAACAATATCAAACTCATTGCTACTTCCCGTAAAGACTTCAATATCATTGGAATGTCAATTCATCAGATTAAATTGGAACCCTTATCTGAACCACTGTCAGCAGAAGCACTGCATAAAATGTGCCCAGGTCTAAATGAAGAGTTAGTGCTGGAAATTTCAAAGAAGACTGGTGGAGTTCCTCTGCTTTTAGAATTAATTGGACATCTTTTACAAGAAGCGTTTTATGAAGAAGATGAGTTATTAACTAAGCTTCAACAATTGCCAGTCTTAGAAATTGTTAATGACATCACAGACCTCACTGAGTCCAGCAACTACTTCAAGATGCTGAAGACTTTCTTTGCTGATCTTGATCAAGATCTCCAAAATACTTTTATTGCACTGGGAACAATTCCTATGACTTTCGATCAGGTCACTGCCAATGTGGTAGTTAAATTCAGCCTTGGTGAGAGAGTCAATTTACACCAACTTGTAAAATACAACCTATTAAAGAAATTCCATTCAGCTGCTGGAGAGACTCTGTATGAAATGCACCCTGTTTTTCGTCAGTTTAGCAGGTTGCTTGCCAAAGAGAAGACACAGTGGTCTTACATGCAATGTAATAGTTCTTTTGCTTTCTTTCACTATGATCGAGTAGCAGGGCAGCATTTGGTACCAGCTACAGAAGCAGATTGTTTCAAGATAAGAGAACATAAAAATGGATTGAAAATTATTCAGTTCCTTGAAGCTCTCAGGCAAATTCAAATAAATTGCCCACATACAGACATATTGGAAAATCATATGTTATCCTTGATGTCCTCTTCTGCACCAAAGGAAGATCAGGAGGATCTGCAACTAGCATTATATGAACTGCTCACAAGCATTACAACTGTACTGAAATCGCAAAAATATCCGCTATGTATAGACTTTACAGACGATCAGAAACAGAGAGAAGAACTTATGGGACTGGCATCCCTTGCATTAATAGCTGCACAACAAAACAGCAAAACTAACTTAACATTAAGCATAGATTTCTACAATTTCACACTTGCGATATATAAGAGCGTACTACGGGATGATCAGCAAGGAATGATAGCTGACATATATGAGAAAATCGGTTTCATGTCCTTAAATCTGCAGAAATATACAGATTCTGTGCATGCTCTAAATGAGGCCTTGGCAATTCGACTACATGCACATTATGCTGACCATCACGAACAGATGAAATATGAATATGACCCTAATATAGTAAGCATAGCACTTATTATAGGCTTTCTCTATCAAGAAAAGCTTAACCAATACCAAGAAAGTATAGAACCCTTTCGCATAGCAAACACCTTTTTTACTAATGTACCAATTTGTGGCATAAAAAACATCATCTACGCATACCGTTTTGCGATTCCCATgttcttgttgttgttattatttataATTGGAAAAGGAAAAACTTTAAAGAAGCGGTTATTATTGATAGTGTGGTCCTTCTTCTGGATATGGCTTGTATCCTCACCAAACTCTAATGTCTTCCGGTTGTGTTATCTATATTATTATACGGGTTGTGTATATATAGTATAA